The Brassica oleracea var. oleracea cultivar TO1000 unplaced genomic scaffold, BOL UnpScaffold02686, whole genome shotgun sequence genome has a window encoding:
- the LOC106321716 gene encoding uncharacterized protein LOC106321716, which yields MFVQISPNEKDNSETLCSLNFASRVRGIELGPAKKQLDNTELLKYKQMVEKWKQDMKVKDEQMRKMEETMFGLEAKVKERDIKNKTLQEKVKELELQLLVERKLARQHVDTKIAEYQTKQQNGDENIPSKRPPLATIPLGSNKSSNETSTSKEMVNLNRPPLSESTTTSNDLPPLPNGCVKYNDLMEKENNNPEMAERLQISKSTGRFSVCPKRILPPPAPRRSTLAPMPYFPITSTSPSRPHEKSGTSQVLRISPKLRKSNGKMLSSILRRSMQKRMHMKPYQRQQPLRRVGINVGMEKVRLSIGSRGRLAHRVLLTNARKAGLKETPLKQIQKEKERWI from the exons ATGTTTGTACAAATCAGTCCTAACGAGAAAGACAACAGCGAAACGCTATGCTCACTGAATTTTGCTAGTAGAGTTAGAGGGATAGAGCTGGGGCCTGCAAAGAAGCAGCTAGACAATACTGAACTCTTGAAATACAAGCAAATG gTTGAGAAATGGAAGCAAGATATGAAAGTAAAAGACGAACAGATGAGGAAAATGGAGGAAACGATGTTCGGTTTAGAAGCGAAGGTCAAGGAACGAGACATTAAGAACAAAACTCTTCAAGAAAAG GTTAAAGAACTTGAATTGCAACTGCTAGTAGAGAGGAAGCTGGCTCGTCAACATGTAGACACCAAGATTGCTGAGTATCAGACGAAACAACAGAACGGAGATGAAAACATCCCATCAAAGAGGCCACCACTTGCAACCATACCGTTGGGAAGCAACAAGAGCTCAAATGAAACCTCAACTTCGAAAGAAATGGTGAATCTAAACCGACCGCCACTCTCAGAGAGCACCACCACCAGCAATGATCTACCGCCTTTACCTAACGGTTGCGTCAAGTACAACGACCTCATGGAGAAGGAGAACAACAATCCAGAAATGGCTGAGCGGTTGCAAATATCCAAGAGTACAGGGAGATTCTCCGTTTGTCCAAAGCGTATTCTACCACCTCCAGCTCCAAGAAGGAGCACTCTTGCCCCTATGCCATACTTTCCAATCACATCAACTTCGCCATCAAGGCCTCATGAAAAGAGCGGCACTAGCCAGGTGCTACGCATCAGCCCCAAGTTGCGTAAAAGCAACGGGAAGATGCTGAGCAGCATACTGAGACGGAGCATGCAAAAGAGAATGCATATGAAACCTTACCAGAGACAGCAGCCGTTGAGAAGAGTTGGCATTAATGTAGGAATGGAGAAAGTTAGGTTGTCTATAGGAAGCAGAGGAAGGTTAGCTCACAGAGTTTTGCTAACCAATGCTCGCAAGGCAGGTCTAAAGGAAACACCACTGAAACAGATacagaaggagaaagagagatggaTCTGA